AAGCGGAATGCGCGGCGTGGGGCCTGCGGAGAGGACGGGGAAGTCGGTGGTGAGGTACTGGCCGGGCGGAAGATCCGGGTCGGCGTCACGCCGACGCGAGCCGAATCCGCGGGTGAACTGGGCCATCGGAACCTGCTTTCGCGAGGGTGGTGCCGAATCGGGGTGTGACGCTCTGCCGCGAGCCTAGGGCGCGGGCGCCCGCCGCTCAACCGCTTCCGCGGGTCGCCGCCGCGGCGGGGAGCCCTCAACTCCTGCAGAATCGAGCGCAGGGGCCGACAGCAAGGCTTTTCCGGGCTTTTCGCCTCGGTAGTGCAGGAGTGAGGGACGACGCGGATCAGCCGCCGACGGCGGCGGCCTTCGCCCGCAGCACAGCCGCCTCGCGCTCGTTGCCCGTCAGTGCCGCCGCGGCCAGGAGCTCGGCGCGGGCCTCCTCCGCCCGGCCGAGCTGGGCGAGCAGCTCGCCGCGCACGCTCGGGATGAGGTGCGAGCCGCGCAGCGCGCCCTTCGCGACAAGCCGGTCGACCATCGTCAGCGCCGTGCCCGGCCCGACGGACATCGAGACGGCGACCGCGTGATTGAGGTCGACCACCGGGCTGGGGGCGATCCGGCCCAGCGCCTCGTACAGCACGACGATCTCCTCCCAGTCGGTCTCGGCGAAGGTCGGGGCGGTCGCGTGCTGCTCGGCGATCGCCGCCTGCAAGGCGTACGCGCCCCGTCCGCGCCCGACGGCGTCGGCTCGCGCGAGCGCGGCGCGCCCCCGCTCGATCTGGGCACGGTCCCACCGGGCCCGGTCCTGATCCGCCAGCAGCACGGGCTGCCCCCCGGCATCCGTCCGCGCCCCGAACCGTGAGGCCTGGAGCTCCATCACTGCCAGCAGGGCGCACGCGTCGGCCTCGCGCGGCATCAATCCGGCGAGCATGCGACCGAGCCGCAACGCCTCATCGGCCAGGTCGGCGCGCACCCACCGGTCACCGCTCGTGGCGGCATACCCCTCGGTGAAGATCAGATACACCACGCTCAGAACGGTCTGCAGCCGAGCCGGCCACTCCGCAGGATCAGGCGTCTCGAACGGTACCTTCGCGGCCTGGAGGGTCTTTTTCGCCCGGGTGATGCGCGCCTGCACCGTCGGCACGGGCACCAGCAGCATCCGCGCGATCTCGACGGTCGTGAGCCCTCCGACGACCCGCAGGGTGAGGGCGACCTGCGATTCCCGCGAGAGCGCCGGGTGGCACGCGGTGAACACCAGCCGCAGCACATCGTCGTCGATCGGTTCCCACGCGTCCTCGGCCAATTCCGAGAGGTCGTGCGCCATGGCGCGGTGGCGCTCATCGAGCGCCGACCGGCGTCGCCAGGCGTCCACCGCTCGCCGCTTCGCGACCGCCGTCAGCCACGCACCCGGGTTGTCGGGCACGCCGTGCTCGCGCCACGAGCCCAGGGCCTCGACGATCGCTTCCTGCGCGACATCCTCGGCGAGGACGACGTCGCCGGTCGCCTTCGCCACCGCGGCGACGATACGCGCACCCTCCATGCGCCACACGGCCTCCAGCACGCGGCGCGGATCGGCGCTCATTCGGTGCCGAGCTCCTCGCGCCAGCCCTTCTCCTTCTGGATGTACTCGTTGTCGGCGTAGTCCGCGAAGTCGGACTCGTCGGTCATCCGGCGCACCTCGATCTTGTTGCCGGGGCCGAGGGGGGCCTTCTTCGCCCACTCGACGGCCTCCTCCTGCGACCCGACCTGGATCGTCCAGAAGCCGTTGAAAAGCTCGTGCACCTCGCCGTAGGGCCCGTCGGTCACGATGGGCGCTTCGCCGGTGAACTCCACCACCGACCCCTGCGCCGCATCGGTCAGACCGTCGCCGCCGAGAAGCACCCCGGCCTTCATCATCGACTCGTTGTAGGCGCCCATCGCGTTGATGATCGCCTCGAAGTCCATGTCTTCGTAGTTCTCCACCGAACCGCTGTTGCGCATGATGAGCATGTACTTGGCCATGAAAATCTCCGTTTCGTTCGGGGAGGAGGGCCCTCCCACTATCGCGTCGAACCGGGCGGAGCGGAATCGACATCGCCGGCGAGAAAGATTTCGGATGCCGCGACGGCGAGCCGCGGCATCCGCTTCCCGTGCGCCGGACCCACCTGCGGGCACAATGCCATTCATGTGGCTCTACCAGCTGCCGGTCGGGGTCGCGCTGCCCGGTTTCGTCATCCTCTTCGTCGCGGCGTCGCTGCTGATCGTCATCGCGCTGCGTCGCTGGGTGCCGGGCGACAAGAAGCAGATGCGCGAGTGGGACCGGATCCTCGCCTACGTGATGGCGACCTTCGGCGTGCTCTACGGCGTGACCCTCGCGCTCATCGCCGCCGCCTCGTACGAGAACTACCGCGGCGTCGAGGAGATCGTGATGGATGAGGCATCGGCGGTCGCGGTGCTCTATCGCGACACGGCCGGATTCCCCGAGCCCGAGCGGGGGGAGCTCCAGGCGCTGATCGTCTCGTACGTCGACCACGTCCGGGAGGTGGATTGGGAGGCGCAGCGCGAGGGACGGATCCCCTCGCAGTCTGTGGCGGAAGTCGCCGCGATCGAAGAGGTTCTCTTCTCGTTCGAGCCCGAGGGTGAGGGGGAGGCGAACGTCCATGCGGCGGCGATCTGGTCGTTCAACGAGTTCATGTCGGCGCGAAGCGCGCGGATCGGGGTGATCGGGCTGGAGCTCCCCGGCATCCTGTGGTTCGTCCTGTACTCGGGCGCGGCGATCACGGCGGTGCTGATCGGGATGATCCAGATGGGACGGCTGCGTACTCACCTCGTCATGGCGGCGGTGCTCGCGTCGTACGTGGCCATCGTCATCTTCACCATCGCGAGCTTCGATCACCCCTACATGGGGCCGGTCGCGGTCGACACGGAGTACTTCGAGGAGGTGCAGGAGTGGCTCTTCGACCGCGCGGATTGATCGCTGTCGGAGACCTCCTCGGGCGCCGATCTGTCGTGATCGCACCGTTGTGCGACATGCTGACGTGATGAGCGAGGATGCCCAGGCCGCGACCGAAGACGGTGCCGTCGAAAGCGTCGCGGTCGAGAACACCGTGGAGACGCTGGTCGGCCAGGTCAAGGCCGCGCGTCACACCCTCCAGCGCCGCGCGAATGCGGAGGTGATCGGCCTGTACTGGCAGATCGGCGCGACCATCCTCGCGCAGGAGAATGCCGCCGAAGACCAGGATGCCGCGCTGGAGGCGCTCGCGCACCGGCTCCGTCACACCTACCCGACCATGACGAGCCTCACGGTCGAGGGCCTTCGTCGCATGCGCGACTTCGCCGCCTCGTGGCCCCCGCGCGGCGGGATCGTTCAGCAGCCGGTCGGACAGCTGCCGTGGGGTCATGTCGTCGAGCTGCTCACCCGCCTCGAAGATCAGCGTCTTCGCGAGTGGTACGCCGGAAAGGCCGTGCAGCACACCTGGAGCCGCACCGAGCTGATCGGCCACATCGACGCGGCCCGGCACGAGCACGACACCGACGCGCCGCAGAACTTCGCCGCGGCGCTGCGTCGCGTCGACTCCGCCCTCGCCGAGCAGCTGAGCGCCGACCCCGACACCGTCGGCTTCCTCGCCGTGGGGATCGACCTCGATCGCGCAGCCCGCCTCCCCGTGGCGGAGTGAGCCGTCAGTCGCCGCCGCGTCCGGTGAAGGCGTCCATCGACGAATAGACGCGGAACACCCGGCCCGCGATGGCATCCCAGGCCCTCGTCGGCAGCACGCCGCGGAGGGCCATCGCGAGCTTCACAGTCCAGGGGCGCAGCACCATCGGCGTGCCGCGGCGCATTCCACGCCAGGCGGCCGCGGTCGCCTGGACCGGGGTCATGATGGGGGTCAGCAGGGGCCCGCGGGCGCCGGCGAACATGCCGGTCGACACGTAGCTCGGGCAGAAGGTCGTCACCGCGATGTGGCGGTGACCGGCGGCGGCGAGCTCCAGCCGCACCGACTCGCTCCACCCGATCATCGCCCACTTCGACGCGGCGTACACGCTCATGCGCGGGTTGGCGAGGGTCCCGGCGGCCGAGGCGATGTTGAGGATGCGCTTCGGCCGCGAGCGGTCGGCGATCATGTGGGGGAGCACCTCCCGGGTGAGCCACATCGCCGCGAGCGTGTTGACCCGCATCGTCGCCTCGATGCCACGGACGGGGTCGTGCTCCCAGAACGGCGCCCCACGGACGATGCCGGCGTTGTTGATCAGGATGTCGGGTGCCCCGACGTCGTCGCGCACACGCGCGACCCCGTCGCGGATCGACTCCGGCTGCGAGACGTCGACGGCGTAGGCGCGCACGTCCACGCCCGACCGACCGAGGTCGGCCGCCAGTGCGGTCGCCCGCTCCTCATCGATGTCCCACAGCGCCACGTCGCGGGCGCCGGCGGCGACCGCTCGCCGCGCGTACAACTCACCCATCCCCCGCGCGCCGCCGGTGATGAGCACGACGGCGCCGCGCACCGGATCGACGTCGTTGGTTCGCTTCATCGCGTCCTCTCCTCGGCTGTGCCACAGGCACAATTCCCGGCCGTCGTCCAGGCCTGGAGCCGCACCTGGTCTGCGTGCCATCATCGCGCAACCCCAAGGGCGAGGAGACATCATGTCCACGTATCAGGTCGGCTACTTCATCGGCAGCCTCTCGTCGACATCCATCAACCGGGTGCTGTCGAAGGCGCTCATCCGCCTCGCGCCCGACGATCTCGAATTCACCGAGATCCCCATCGGCGACCTTCCGCTCTACAGCCCCGACTTCGACAGCGACTTCCCGGCCGAGGCGCGGGCGCTGAAGGAGGCGATCGGTGCCTCGGAGGCCCTGATGTTCGTCACGCCCGAGTACAACCGCAGCATCCCCGGTGCGCTGAAGAACGCCATCGACTGGGCGTCACGGCCGTGGGGCGAGAACTCGTTCGAGCACATCCCGGCGGCAGTGGTCGGGGCGTCGGTCGGGCAGATCGGCACCGCCGTGGCTCAGCAGAGCCTCCGCGGAGTCCTCAGCTACTGCAACGCGAGGCAGATGACCGCCCCCGAGGCCTACATCCAGTTCTCCGACGAGGTCTTCGGCCCCGACGGCGAGGTGCGCGCCGAGGATACCGAGACCTTCCTGCGCGACTTCATGAGCGAGTTCCGCGACCACATCGAGAGGGTGCTCACCGTCCTTCCCCGCTGACCTCCGCGGTACCGGAAGCTCTCGACGCGCCGAGCCGACCGGCAGGACCCCGTCGAGTCGCTACGGTCGGAGTGACGAAGGAGCCGCAGACCATGTCGACCACCCCGCCCGCCCGCCCCGCCCCCCGGCGGAAGGATGCTGTCGAGAAGACCCGCGCCATCGAGCGAGCGGCGACCGATCTCGTCCTCGAGCGCGGCTACGAGGCGGTGACGGTCGACATGATCTGCGAGCTGGCCGGAGTGAGCCAGCGCACCTTCTTCAACCATTTCAAGACGAAGGATGCGGCTCTGCTCGGCGTGGATCCGCCGACGATCGACGAGCGCGCGGCGCGCGAGTTCATCGTCTCCACCGGGCCACTGCTGGCGGGCGCCGCACAGCTCATCAAAGTCGACCCCGGGGGGCTCGACGCCGACCCCGCGCAGCTGGCGCGGCGCATCCGCGCCATCGGGAGCAACCCGATGCTGATCACCCGCCAGCTGGAGCGGATCGAGGCCGTCGAGGCGGAGGTCCGCGAGATCCTGATCCTGCGGTTGAAGAACCAGTACCCCGACGACGATCCCGCGGAGCGCGAACGGCAGGCGGGGCTCATCGTGTCACTCGTCGCGGGGCTGATGCGCTTCATCGGGCGCAGCTGGGCGGCCGAGGCCGCAGCCGGCGGCATCCCCGACATCGATCCCGCCGCGATCGAGAGGCTGCTT
The Microbacterium sp. SLBN-154 DNA segment above includes these coding regions:
- a CDS encoding RNA polymerase sigma factor encodes the protein MSADPRRVLEAVWRMEGARIVAAVAKATGDVVLAEDVAQEAIVEALGSWREHGVPDNPGAWLTAVAKRRAVDAWRRRSALDERHRAMAHDLSELAEDAWEPIDDDVLRLVFTACHPALSRESQVALTLRVVGGLTTVEIARMLLVPVPTVQARITRAKKTLQAAKVPFETPDPAEWPARLQTVLSVVYLIFTEGYAATSGDRWVRADLADEALRLGRMLAGLMPREADACALLAVMELQASRFGARTDAGGQPVLLADQDRARWDRAQIERGRAALARADAVGRGRGAYALQAAIAEQHATAPTFAETDWEEIVVLYEALGRIAPSPVVDLNHAVAVSMSVGPGTALTMVDRLVAKGALRGSHLIPSVRGELLAQLGRAEEARAELLAAAALTGNEREAAVLRAKAAAVGG
- a CDS encoding YciI family protein: MAKYMLIMRNSGSVENYEDMDFEAIINAMGAYNESMMKAGVLLGGDGLTDAAQGSVVEFTGEAPIVTDGPYGEVHELFNGFWTIQVGSQEEAVEWAKKAPLGPGNKIEVRRMTDESDFADYADNEYIQKEKGWREELGTE
- a CDS encoding bestrophin-like domain, which gives rise to MWLYQLPVGVALPGFVILFVAASLLIVIALRRWVPGDKKQMREWDRILAYVMATFGVLYGVTLALIAAASYENYRGVEEIVMDEASAVAVLYRDTAGFPEPERGELQALIVSYVDHVREVDWEAQREGRIPSQSVAEVAAIEEVLFSFEPEGEGEANVHAAAIWSFNEFMSARSARIGVIGLELPGILWFVLYSGAAITAVLIGMIQMGRLRTHLVMAAVLASYVAIVIFTIASFDHPYMGPVAVDTEYFEEVQEWLFDRAD
- a CDS encoding DUF1016 N-terminal domain-containing protein gives rise to the protein MSEDAQAATEDGAVESVAVENTVETLVGQVKAARHTLQRRANAEVIGLYWQIGATILAQENAAEDQDAALEALAHRLRHTYPTMTSLTVEGLRRMRDFAASWPPRGGIVQQPVGQLPWGHVVELLTRLEDQRLREWYAGKAVQHTWSRTELIGHIDAARHEHDTDAPQNFAAALRRVDSALAEQLSADPDTVGFLAVGIDLDRAARLPVAE
- a CDS encoding SDR family NAD(P)-dependent oxidoreductase, translating into MKRTNDVDPVRGAVVLITGGARGMGELYARRAVAAGARDVALWDIDEERATALAADLGRSGVDVRAYAVDVSQPESIRDGVARVRDDVGAPDILINNAGIVRGAPFWEHDPVRGIEATMRVNTLAAMWLTREVLPHMIADRSRPKRILNIASAAGTLANPRMSVYAASKWAMIGWSESVRLELAAAGHRHIAVTTFCPSYVSTGMFAGARGPLLTPIMTPVQATAAAWRGMRRGTPMVLRPWTVKLAMALRGVLPTRAWDAIAGRVFRVYSSMDAFTGRGGD
- a CDS encoding NADPH-dependent FMN reductase; amino-acid sequence: MSTYQVGYFIGSLSSTSINRVLSKALIRLAPDDLEFTEIPIGDLPLYSPDFDSDFPAEARALKEAIGASEALMFVTPEYNRSIPGALKNAIDWASRPWGENSFEHIPAAVVGASVGQIGTAVAQQSLRGVLSYCNARQMTAPEAYIQFSDEVFGPDGEVRAEDTETFLRDFMSEFRDHIERVLTVLPR
- a CDS encoding TetR/AcrR family transcriptional regulator, coding for MSTTPPARPAPRRKDAVEKTRAIERAATDLVLERGYEAVTVDMICELAGVSQRTFFNHFKTKDAALLGVDPPTIDERAAREFIVSTGPLLAGAAQLIKVDPGGLDADPAQLARRIRAIGSNPMLITRQLERIEAVEAEVREILILRLKNQYPDDDPAERERQAGLIVSLVAGLMRFIGRSWAAEAAAGGIPDIDPAAIERLLHRVLPKLG